Within Cucumis melo cultivar AY chromosome 4, USDA_Cmelo_AY_1.0, whole genome shotgun sequence, the genomic segment ATAACATAGAGTTTATCGGTTTTTTCGAAGATAATTAAcgataggtttttttttttttttttttgtcattagGTGTGTTCAAATAACCCGAACAACTTAGACATCCAATACAAACtataagggttgggttgggCATCAAgttacatttaaaaaaaaaaaatcaagttgACCCAACTCAACTTGAATCACACACACTCGTATTCCTCGACAAgggtttagaagaaaaaaatagacaatttaatccaaataaaCTCAAATTTTAAGAGTTGGAGATCCTATTCAAGTAGTCAACTTcatatttttccaaaaaaatacACTAAACTCAACCCGTGTATCTACTTATCATACACAAGTTATGATTAATCAAAGTAACTAGTTGTCAAGGTGAGTTTAGCTTAGTAATAATTAACACGATCTTTTATCCTTAAAATGAGATGTTTGAATCCTCTAACCCTAATAgttattgtactaaaaaaaatgattagaTTAGAGTAATTAATCCGTGATTGAATTGAAGTCTAACCTCCCATTTCACCTCTCAACACAATGCCAAATGTCAATACCAATTATATTAACTTACAcctttttctccaaaataaataaaaaataaaaaaattaaacctttcaacaaatatttatattaattcgATCGGTTTTTCAACACTTTATTATCAAATTAGGATAAGACTGATATTCTCAATGTCGTAAAGTTGCCCCTTCATTCTTGTCCACatcattaattaaaatattatatattttgattagTAAAAACACTAACATATTATCAATATTATTAAATAGATGTCCATTGAACAGTTAAAATATCGTGTGTCACTTCATCCATGTAATCTACCCCAAGATGGTTATACactttatatattatatattttttgataTACGTGTTTCTTCCGTtgtaaattatttaatttttttttaactctttaGTTAAATATCTTAATGAGTAATGTATGGTCCAATTAAACCTTTTAGCCCTCTTAATAACTCATTTTTCTGAAATACATATACTAATAGTACAAAAATACGTATGCAAGGAAAGTTATTCATTGTTATTAACCTACCAAAACTTCCATCTAACACCTACACGAATAAGTTTTTCGAAAACTTCCAAAAAAAAATTCCATCATAAATTAAACAAAGAATCACAAAGAAGTTTTGAATGAGAAAATAAGTATATTATTTAATGTATATACAACACTATATATTCgatatatatttgaattttctAGAAATAAACCGACGTATATTTGATAAAGTGTATCGCCAAAATAATTTGTACATTATATTGTGATATATCAAACAATGTgtatatttacattttaaatatataatttatattcgatatatatatatatatatatatatatatcaacggaaatgatcatttaaattgaTTTTCAATTAGGAATATAAAACAAATAGGCGAAATCTTCTCAAACAAAGTAAACATTAAATAATATCAattgaaattaataaataacaaaaaagaagaaagacaaaatttaaaaattgatgATAATAAgtaaacaaaattaagtgattttaaaaaggtatttaaaatcatggcaaaaatgttaaattggtccaaaattaaaactaaaattcttaacgaaacaattcaaaatttagAACGTTCATTTCGTACAAGagaattttttaatttataagatcaaatatatataatttgataaGACTTcatatctcataaataaattcTAACATTGGATAAAATTCCAAGTTTTAGTTGTAATATTTTATCAGAAGCAAATAGATGCATAGCTATGAACTATGAAGCCACATGCAAATTTCAGCCATACACCTCTACAACAAATATTCAGCTAATAACCTCTAATAATACCCACCAAAGTCTACTAATTGACAGCCATTGATGAATAaacatttctaaaaaagaaagaaaaaaaaaaacacgaaACAAATAGTTATGAATGATTTTAAACATGATCGATATTTGACGAAGTTTATAGGTGAACTCGGATCATGATCACACCCCCAACTCATTGGGTCCATCAAAGAGGAGTGTTTGAGTCAAAAACTTCAACTTACTTTCGGCAAgtggtctttttttttcttttcattttatggAGTTAATTGAAATAAGAttgaaaagttaaaattttattgGTTGAACCTACGTTACATTTtaacataaaatttattttataataatataattttgtcAAATCTTGTGCGACGTTGTTTGTAGTACTACTAGTGCCTATTCCATCTatctaaaatataaatttaggTTTTCCAACTAAAAAAATCTtgacaaaaaattttaaaagacaaCGATATCATAGTTAAGCATTGATACTAGACCGAACAAGTGCTGATCGATCAGATCCAAAAGGGGTTTCAAAAGTAGACCGACATGAAAAGCTCATTAATGGCCCAtaaccctttttttttaaaaaaaaagatccaAATCTTTTCACCATCCCCTTCCTCCCATCACAAGAGCTGGTTCCTCTCCTTAGAAAATCAGGCCAATGCAGTTGATCCAAGCCGATTTGACCTTATATAACTTGTGTTCTCTACTAACTCTCATACAAAAGTTCAAAAACCTATTAAATATTTTGAGAACTCGTAGATCCATTAAGTATCTTCTATGTTATTTAACTTTGTATTCTCAATATAATATGATACTTTGATTAAAGAGCAATATCAACAATTATTCGATTAAAAAACGTGAGGTTAACAAATAGATCCTAGTTTCAAATTTTCCATTTGTCACAAGGAGTTTGTTTCCAAATAATAAAGGGATAATGGTATAATGTTACTCATTAAAATTGGACATTCAAATGACTCGAAGTGACATCCAAAACCATCCATTTGATATATTTGTTTAGGCAGAGGGATctcaaaatattattaaattatacaaacataataataaaatttgaaactcATTCCATCACTCTTATAACAAACATGCTAAGTAAACTTAACTAAAGTAACTCACTCACCCCTCTCTTTGTTGGGatatcatatataataatagCTCCTTAACTCAGAAAATCATAAAGATTTCTTCCATTAGTTTGATGGTTGTCTTCTTATTATCTTCATGCATTGTACTGACTCTACAAAAATCCTGTGGAACATTATTTCTTGTAATTCAGAATCCAATCATCATTTCATAGAATAAAAGTTCATGATATTTACTTCTAAGTTCTAATCATGGCTATAGAGACTAGAGAGAGACAGTGGGAAAAGAAGAGAATCTTTGTAAAAATCATGAACTTTGAACTTTGCAGATCAGATTTGTACTATTGCCAATACTTTtaacaagagagagagagagaaaaaaaaatgaaagaaagaaacagTGCTTACTGCCATGGAATATCTCCTGCAAGCAACCAATCTCCTTCTTTGTCCTGATAGGTGAGAGTTAAGCTGGCATTACTATTCCCACACTTTTGATCTGTTCATAAGAAAACGTCTgagtttcaaatttaattattaattattttagtgcAACTAAAACTAACTATGTCGTGTGGGAATAGGAGATTAAACCTCTAATCTCTAAGGAATTTAACCATGCCCAATTATTGTTGAGCTAAACTCATCGTAGAATCAAGTTTCTAATTTAATTACTACTTAATATCAAAAACAAGATAATTTTGAGTTCCAAAACATGTGGGGTTGGAAGTTTTAAACATCTAACCTCTTGGTTAAGGATATTTGCATAAAGGCTAAACCAATTAAGTTATGCTcaagatgataaaaaaatgaGATAATTATGGCTCACTTTCCTTTTTTCACCCTTGTTTTGCTTCACAATtttgattttctattttaatctATATCTCGCAAGAAACATTTTTGATTTCTTAGTCAAACTTAAAAGCAAAAACAAGAGTACCCAAAAACTAAAATTTGGCTAAGATATCGTGAACACAAACAATTTTAATAGTAGATTAGAGAAGGGTTcaatttcaaaaacagaaaaccAAAAACAAGAACTGTGCGTTATGAGATTAAGTTTGAAGAAAATATAAAGAGGTAATGAAGTACTGTTCACTCACAGCAAGAATCGGAAAACATGTCGATTAAGGCAGTTTTCAGCGTCTGATATGAGTTATACATCCCCACATCAATCTTCCTTGCTATCGGTACCCCCTCCATCTTCACCTTCACATATTTTGGGTTAGAAACAATTCCATCATCTTCATCCTCTTCCATCCAATAATTATCAGAACCTGGGCCGATCTGTTGCAGCCCATGAAGGTGCCTTTTCCTCCATGATGCAATGGGTGGCCACCCCACAGCTTTGTTCTCCTCTACAGCATTACTGTTATGAAATTTGGAAACAAATCATCAGGCCAGATGCTTGGTGATCGAACAAAATGCATCATAGCTTTAGAGTTGTCTGTACTATATTCTGAGTTTGAAAATGAAAGTCAGGCCcataattgaaaataaaaacagacatattatacatatttaaaaaagGAGTTGGTTTGTATTTTATTTGAAGCATGAAATTTTCCTTTAAACAGGTTTGTTTAA encodes:
- the LOC103503831 gene encoding auxin-responsive protein IAA28 — its product is MELQLELELSVPDSTRGFDLNRNACDGKDVFGSDPRTCLCAESTSHGKRYKRGFEDAFFKTKGSFKEMSLLLWNGHPNKEDDDRKDTNERSSCTTIHINAVEENKAVGWPPIASWRKRHLHGLQQIGPGSDNYWMEEDEDDGIVSNPKYVKVKMEGVPIARKIDVGMYNSYQTLKTALIDMFSDSCYQKCGNSNASLTLTYQDKEGDWLLAGDIPWQIFVESVQCMKIIRRQPSN